One Candidatus Saccharibacteria bacterium RAAC3_TM7_1 genomic region harbors:
- a CDS encoding hypothetical protein (RAAC3_TM7_1_799), giving the protein MALSDELTWRGFVNQTTLANLTDINEPRTFYWGVDPSADSMHIGNLAPAMMIRHFLDHGHTAILLIGGATGMIGDPDGKKQERDLLTQAEIEHNKAAIIEQYKTIFAGKEFKIVDNYDWFKDIHYLEFLRDVGKHAPMTQMLDRDFIKARIGEGGEGISYAEFSYALIQGYDFLHLYRKEGATLQLSGADQWGNCITGVQLIRRLEQAEAHVFTTPLIVNKQTGVKFGKTEAGAVWLDPKRTSPYKFYQFWLNVDDETAEDLVKIYTLLDKAAVEKLIAEHRSAPEKRALQAQLAHEVTTLVHGDKQAVLVEKATEALFSTSSLEAMGGDIVDILAGELPVVSTMKATQVLVESGLASSNGEARRLIAGGAVSVNGEKLRDDQPLSAPSLLKKGKNSFVLIK; this is encoded by the coding sequence CTGGGGCGTCGATCCAAGTGCTGATAGTATGCATATCGGAAACTTAGCGCCGGCCATGATGATTCGTCATTTCCTAGACCATGGACACACCGCGATTTTATTAATCGGCGGGGCAACTGGTATGATTGGCGACCCTGACGGCAAGAAGCAAGAGCGCGACCTACTGACACAGGCTGAAATTGAGCATAATAAAGCGGCTATCATCGAACAGTATAAAACCATTTTTGCCGGTAAGGAATTTAAGATTGTCGACAACTACGACTGGTTTAAAGACATTCACTACCTTGAGTTCCTCCGTGACGTTGGCAAGCATGCACCGATGACGCAGATGCTGGATCGCGATTTTATAAAGGCGCGTATTGGCGAAGGTGGAGAAGGTATTAGCTATGCCGAATTCAGTTACGCACTGATCCAGGGGTATGACTTTCTTCACCTGTACCGCAAGGAAGGCGCAACATTACAGCTATCTGGTGCCGACCAGTGGGGTAATTGTATTACTGGCGTGCAACTGATCCGTCGGCTCGAGCAGGCTGAAGCACACGTTTTTACGACACCACTTATCGTCAATAAGCAGACTGGAGTGAAATTTGGCAAGACTGAAGCTGGTGCTGTCTGGCTTGACCCAAAGAGAACCAGTCCGTACAAGTTTTACCAGTTCTGGTTGAATGTCGATGATGAGACTGCTGAAGATCTAGTAAAAATCTACACATTGCTCGATAAAGCAGCGGTCGAAAAGCTGATTGCCGAGCATCGATCGGCACCGGAAAAACGTGCTTTACAAGCTCAGCTGGCGCACGAAGTTACTACATTGGTTCACGGCGACAAACAAGCCGTATTAGTCGAAAAAGCTACCGAAGCCTTGTTTAGTACATCCTCGCTGGAAGCTATGGGTGGAGATATCGTCGATATTCTAGCCGGTGAACTTCCAGTCGTTTCTACGATGAAGGCGACTCAAGTTTTAGTTGAAAGCGGCCTGGCCAGTAGCAATGGTGAGGCTCGTCGCCTCATCGCCGGCGGAGCGGTTTCCGTAAACGGTGAAAAGCTACGCGACGACCAGCCATTAAGCGCGCCAAGCCTTCTCAAAAAAGGCAAGAATAGCTTCGTACTGATAAAATAG
- a CDS encoding HAD hydrolase, family IIB (RAAC3_TM7_1_798): MTKRLIAFDVDDTLVKSKNPITDEMRDLLARLLEHYQVAIISGSRYEIFQTNIIEPLGSATAEELRNMHILPTCGTRYYTYQGDAANWRLEYAEDFTDEQKSKIAEVCERHAKAAGLWPADPYGEVIEDRLSQISMSLLGQKAPAEAKYEWFNRHKEDAYSLTEAIAEELPDFEVRYGGTTTVDITAKGIDKAYGMQKLLDALGMKKSDALFIGDRLEEGGNDYPVRAMGIDTIAVEGWETTPYVVRGILSVS; encoded by the coding sequence ATGACAAAGAGGTTGATAGCATTTGACGTAGACGATACCTTAGTTAAGTCAAAGAACCCTATAACAGATGAGATGCGCGATTTACTAGCTCGTTTACTTGAGCACTATCAAGTAGCTATTATTTCAGGGAGTCGCTACGAGATCTTTCAGACCAACATTATAGAGCCGCTGGGGTCGGCGACTGCCGAAGAGCTTAGAAACATGCATATCTTACCAACGTGTGGTACCAGATACTACACGTACCAGGGTGACGCGGCAAACTGGAGGCTCGAGTATGCAGAGGACTTTACCGATGAACAAAAGAGCAAAATTGCCGAAGTATGTGAGCGTCACGCCAAAGCAGCTGGTCTATGGCCTGCCGATCCATATGGTGAGGTGATTGAGGATCGTCTGAGTCAAATCTCTATGTCACTGCTTGGACAAAAAGCACCAGCTGAAGCAAAGTATGAGTGGTTTAATAGGCATAAAGAAGATGCCTATAGTCTCACCGAAGCAATTGCAGAGGAGCTACCTGATTTTGAGGTTCGCTATGGAGGTACTACAACCGTAGACATTACGGCCAAAGGGATCGACAAGGCTTATGGGATGCAGAAGCTTCTCGATGCGTTGGGCATGAAGAAGTCAGACGCTCTATTTATTGGGGATCGACTCGAGGAGGGTGGTAATGACTACCCTGTGCGAGCAATGGGAATAGATACAATTGCAGTTGAGGGCTGGGAGACGACGCCATATGTCGTTCGTGGCATATTGAGCGTGTCATAA